In one Paracoccus everestensis genomic region, the following are encoded:
- the rpoC gene encoding DNA-directed RNA polymerase subunit beta', with product MNQELATNPLNPLAPPRQFDEIKISLASPEEILAWSYGEVKKPETINYRTFKPERDGLFCARIFGPIKDYECLCGKYKRMKYRGLVCEKCGVEVTLQKVRRERMGHIELAAPVAHIWFLKSLPSRIGLMLDMTLRDLERILYFENYVVIEPGLTDLTYGQLLSEEEFLDAQDNYGADAFSADIGAEAIRAMLANIDLQATADQLREDLKEATGELKPKKIIKRLKIVESFLESGNRPEWMVLTVIPVIPPELRPLVPLDGGRFATSDLNDLYRRVINRNNRLKRLIELRAPDIIVRNEKRMLQESVDALFDNGRRGRVITGNNRRPLKSLSDMLKGKQGRFRQNLLGKRVDFSGRSVIVTGPELKLHQCGLPKKMALELFKPFIYSRLEAKGLSSTVKQAKKLVEKERPEVWDILDEVIREHPVLLNRAPTLHRLGIQAFEPILIEGKAIQLHPLVCSAFNADFDGDQMAVHVPLSLEAQLEARVLMMSTNNVLSPANGAPIIVPSQDMVLGLYYVSMQRDGMKGEGMIFSNVNEVEHALAAGEVHLHAKITARIKQIDENGNEVVKRYETTPGRVRLGALLPMNAKAPFELVNRLLRKKDVQVVIDTVYRYCGQKESVIFCDQIMGLGFREAFRAGISFGKDDMVVPDTKWNIVGEVQEQVKEFEQQYLDGLITQGEKYNKVVDAWSKCNDRVTEAMMSTISATRKDGNGAEMEPNSVYMMAHSGARGSVNQMKQLGGMRGLMAKPSGEIIETPIISNFKEGLTVLEYFNSTHGARKGLSDTALKTANSGYLTRRLVDVAQDCIIREHDCGTEQAITASAAVNDGEVISPLSERVLGRTASEDVLVPGEDEIIVRANEVIDERKADAIEAAGVQTVRIRSALTCESEDGICALCYGRDLARGTLVNIGEAVGIIAAQSIGEPGTQLTMRTFHIGGIAQGGQQSFQAASHEGTVQFRNESLLTNANGEQVVMSRNMQLLILDDQGQERASHKLFYGSKVFVKEGERVIRGAKLFEWDPYTLPIIAEKGGMTRFVDLVSGISVRDETDDATGMTQKIVTDWRSAPKGNDLKPEIIIMDENGEPVRNEQGNPISYPMSVDAVLSVEDQQEIRAGDVVARIPREGARTKDITGGLPRVAELFEARRPKDHAIIAEVDGYVRFGKDYKNKRRITIEPSEEGGTPVEYMVPKGKHIPVQEGDFVQKGDYIMDGNPAPHDILRIMGIEALADYLIDEVQDVYRLQGVKINDKHIEVIVRQMLQKIEITDSGDTTLLKGEHIERDEFEEENAKSESKGGRPARGEPVLLGITKASLQTRSFISAASFQETTRVLTEAAVQGKRDKLLGLKENVIVGRLIPAGTGGATARIRRIATERDAEVIEARRAEAEAAAALIAPATEQVAPQMAADLPQDGDE from the coding sequence ATGAACCAGGAACTTGCCACCAATCCCCTGAACCCGCTGGCCCCGCCGCGGCAGTTCGACGAAATCAAGATCTCGCTGGCCTCGCCCGAGGAAATCCTCGCCTGGTCCTATGGCGAGGTGAAGAAGCCCGAAACGATCAACTACCGCACGTTCAAGCCCGAACGGGACGGGTTGTTCTGCGCGCGCATCTTTGGTCCGATCAAGGACTATGAATGCCTGTGCGGCAAGTACAAGCGCATGAAATATCGCGGCCTGGTCTGCGAGAAATGCGGCGTGGAAGTGACCCTTCAAAAGGTCCGCCGCGAGCGCATGGGCCATATCGAACTGGCCGCGCCCGTGGCGCATATCTGGTTCCTGAAGTCGCTGCCCTCGCGCATCGGCCTGATGCTGGACATGACGCTGCGCGATCTGGAACGGATCCTGTATTTCGAGAACTATGTCGTTATCGAACCGGGCCTGACCGACCTGACCTATGGCCAACTGCTGTCCGAGGAAGAATTCCTGGACGCGCAGGACAACTATGGTGCCGACGCCTTCAGTGCCGATATCGGGGCCGAGGCGATCCGCGCAATGCTGGCCAATATCGACCTGCAAGCCACCGCAGACCAGCTGCGCGAGGATCTGAAGGAAGCCACGGGCGAGTTGAAGCCCAAGAAGATCATCAAGCGTCTGAAGATCGTCGAAAGCTTTCTGGAATCGGGCAACCGTCCCGAATGGATGGTCCTGACGGTGATCCCGGTCATTCCGCCGGAACTGCGCCCGCTGGTTCCGCTGGACGGCGGCCGTTTTGCCACGTCCGATCTGAACGACCTTTATCGCCGCGTCATCAACCGCAACAACCGCCTGAAGCGCCTGATCGAGCTTCGTGCGCCCGACATCATCGTGCGCAATGAAAAGCGGATGTTGCAGGAATCGGTCGATGCGCTGTTCGACAACGGCCGTCGCGGCCGCGTCATCACCGGCAACAACCGCCGCCCGCTGAAGTCGCTGTCCGATATGCTGAAAGGCAAGCAGGGCCGCTTCCGCCAGAACCTTCTTGGCAAGCGCGTGGACTTTTCGGGCCGTTCGGTCATCGTGACCGGCCCCGAACTGAAACTGCACCAGTGCGGCCTGCCCAAGAAGATGGCCTTGGAACTGTTCAAGCCGTTCATCTATTCGCGGCTTGAGGCGAAGGGCCTGTCCTCTACCGTCAAGCAGGCCAAGAAGCTGGTCGAGAAGGAACGCCCCGAGGTTTGGGACATTCTAGACGAGGTGATCCGCGAGCATCCGGTCCTGCTGAACCGGGCGCCCACGCTGCACCGTCTTGGCATCCAGGCGTTCGAACCCATCCTGATCGAAGGCAAGGCGATCCAGTTGCACCCGCTGGTCTGTTCCGCCTTCAACGCCGACTTTGACGGCGACCAGATGGCCGTTCACGTTCCCTTGTCGCTGGAAGCGCAGCTGGAAGCGCGCGTCCTGATGATGTCCACGAACAACGTGCTGTCGCCCGCCAACGGCGCGCCGATCATCGTGCCGTCCCAGGACATGGTGCTGGGCCTGTATTACGTCTCGATGCAGCGCGACGGCATGAAGGGGGAAGGCATGATCTTCTCAAACGTGAACGAGGTCGAGCACGCCCTTGCTGCAGGCGAGGTGCATCTGCACGCCAAGATCACCGCGCGCATCAAGCAGATCGACGAGAACGGCAACGAGGTCGTCAAGCGGTATGAGACCACGCCGGGTCGTGTCCGGCTGGGCGCACTGCTGCCGATGAACGCCAAGGCGCCGTTCGAACTGGTCAACCGTCTGTTGCGCAAGAAGGACGTGCAAGTCGTCATCGACACCGTTTACCGCTACTGCGGGCAAAAGGAATCGGTGATCTTCTGCGACCAGATCATGGGCCTTGGCTTCCGCGAGGCGTTCCGCGCCGGCATCAGCTTCGGCAAGGACGACATGGTCGTTCCCGACACCAAGTGGAACATCGTCGGCGAAGTCCAGGAACAGGTGAAGGAGTTCGAACAGCAGTATCTGGACGGCCTGATCACCCAGGGTGAGAAGTACAACAAGGTCGTGGACGCCTGGTCGAAGTGCAACGACCGCGTGACCGAGGCCATGATGTCCACCATCTCGGCCACCCGCAAGGACGGGAACGGCGCCGAAATGGAGCCGAACAGTGTCTACATGATGGCCCATTCCGGGGCGCGCGGTTCCGTCAACCAGATGAAGCAGCTGGGCGGGATGCGCGGCCTGATGGCCAAGCCTTCGGGCGAGATCATCGAGACGCCGATCATCTCGAACTTCAAGGAAGGCCTGACCGTTCTTGAATACTTCAACTCGACCCACGGCGCCCGCAAGGGTCTGTCGGACACCGCGTTGAAGACCGCGAACTCGGGCTATCTGACGCGGCGTCTGGTGGACGTGGCGCAGGACTGCATCATCCGCGAACACGACTGCGGGACCGAGCAGGCGATCACGGCATCCGCAGCCGTGAACGACGGCGAGGTCATCAGCCCGCTGTCCGAACGCGTGCTGGGCCGCACCGCGTCCGAGGATGTCCTGGTTCCGGGCGAGGACGAGATCATCGTCCGCGCCAACGAGGTGATCGACGAACGCAAGGCCGATGCCATCGAGGCGGCGGGCGTGCAGACCGTGCGCATCCGTTCGGCCCTGACCTGCGAGTCGGAAGACGGGATCTGCGCGCTGTGCTATGGCCGCGACCTGGCACGCGGCACGCTGGTCAACATCGGCGAGGCGGTGGGCATCATCGCCGCGCAGTCCATCGGCGAACCCGGCACGCAGCTGACGATGCGGACCTTCCACATCGGCGGCATCGCGCAGGGCGGGCAGCAGTCGTTCCAGGCCGCTTCGCATGAAGGAACGGTCCAGTTCCGCAACGAAAGCCTGCTGACCAATGCCAATGGCGAACAGGTCGTGATGTCGCGCAACATGCAGTTGCTGATCCTGGACGATCAGGGGCAGGAACGCGCCAGCCACAAGCTGTTCTACGGGTCCAAGGTCTTCGTCAAGGAAGGCGAACGGGTCATTCGCGGCGCCAAGCTGTTCGAATGGGATCCCTATACCTTGCCGATCATCGCCGAAAAGGGCGGCATGACCAGGTTCGTCGATCTTGTTTCGGGTATTTCCGTGCGCGACGAGACCGATGATGCGACCGGGATGACGCAGAAGATCGTGACCGACTGGCGCTCTGCGCCAAAAGGCAACGACCTGAAGCCAGAGATCATCATCATGGATGAGAACGGCGAACCGGTGCGCAACGAGCAAGGCAACCCGATCAGCTATCCGATGTCGGTGGACGCGGTCCTATCGGTCGAGGACCAGCAGGAAATCCGTGCCGGCGACGTAGTGGCCCGCATCCCGCGCGAAGGCGCCCGGACCAAGGACATCACCGGGGGTCTTCCCCGCGTGGCCGAACTGTTCGAAGCCCGTCGTCCCAAGGATCACGCCATCATCGCCGAGGTCGACGGCTATGTGCGCTTTGGCAAGGATTACAAGAACAAGCGCCGCATCACCATCGAGCCGTCGGAAGAGGGCGGGACGCCGGTTGAATACATGGTGCCGAAAGGCAAGCACATCCCGGTGCAGGAAGGCGACTTCGTGCAGAAGGGTGACTATATCATGGACGGCAACCCGGCACCGCACGACATCCTGCGGATCATGGGGATCGAGGCGCTTGCGGATTACCTGATCGACGAAGTGCAGGACGTGTACCGATTGCAGGGCGTGAAGATCAACGACAAGCACATCGAGGTGATCGTTCGCCAGATGCTGCAGAAGATCGAGATCACCGACAGCGGCGACACGACCTTGCTGAAGGGCGAGCATATCGAGCGCGATGAGTTCGAGGAAGAAAACGCCAAGAGCGAAAGCAAGGGTGGCCGTCCCGCAAGGGGCGAGCCGGTGCTGCTGGGCATCACAAAGGCCAGCTTGCAGACCCGCAGCTTCATCTCGGCCGCGTCCTTCCAGGAAACCACCCGCGTGCTCACCGAGGCAGCCGTTCAGGGCAAGCGCGACAAGTTGCTTGGCCTGAAGGAAAACGTCATCGTCGGGCGGCTGATCCCGGCGGGCACGGGCGGTGCCACTGCCCGCATCCGCCGCATCGCGACCGAACGCGACGCCGAGGTGATCGAGGCCCGTCGTGCCGAAGCCGAAGCGGCGGCCGCCCTGATCGCCCCCGCGACGGAACAGGTCGCGCCCCAGATGGCGGCCGACCTGCCGCAAGACGGCGACGAGTGA